A part of Candidatus Dormiibacterota bacterium genomic DNA contains:
- a CDS encoding branched-chain amino acid ABC transporter permease, translating into MSAHVADAEPVHWLKRLWESGPYGWNRALTKPQALFPLLIVASAVPLVLQYVEDNSAWTGAEFWIRILTTCAMYACLAVALNLVVGYAGLLNLGFIAFFAIGSYAYALVASDQLHQHLPLWSALVTVVAVTLGFALLVGIPSLRLRGDYLAIVTLAFGLIIREITIDLDRPPVLAGHQFGPSDFNLTGGTAGIHMVDALRLPSWVPLIHGAALQSRTYYWIFLGFLAISVFCLLRWRGSRTGRAWVAIREDELAARAMGVNTFKYRLLAFCTSAVMAGIVGLIDAAYIHNAFPGSFDVQGTVLVFIMVVLGGLGSIPGSIVGATLVTILPFVLQQLVLYKYVVFSIVLIVLMIFRPQGLLGIVSIRPRAAMGGTVELLSAESAIEASELPAVTDRDAADLESASGAIVAPEPKP; encoded by the coding sequence GTGAGCGCGCACGTCGCTGACGCTGAACCAGTGCACTGGCTCAAGCGCTTATGGGAGTCGGGACCGTATGGGTGGAACCGGGCGCTAACCAAACCGCAGGCTCTATTCCCGCTGCTGATCGTCGCTTCTGCCGTGCCTCTTGTGTTGCAGTACGTAGAAGATAACTCGGCCTGGACCGGCGCGGAGTTCTGGATCCGCATTCTGACCACCTGCGCCATGTACGCATGCCTGGCGGTCGCTCTCAATCTCGTTGTTGGTTATGCGGGACTCCTGAATCTCGGCTTCATCGCGTTCTTCGCCATTGGCTCCTACGCCTACGCGTTGGTCGCGAGTGATCAGCTCCATCAGCATCTGCCCCTTTGGTCGGCTCTCGTCACGGTGGTTGCGGTGACGCTCGGCTTCGCACTTCTCGTCGGGATCCCATCACTTCGCCTGCGCGGGGACTACCTCGCGATTGTCACCCTCGCCTTCGGCCTGATCATTCGAGAGATCACGATCGATCTCGACCGCCCTCCGGTGCTGGCGGGCCATCAGTTCGGGCCGAGTGACTTCAACCTCACCGGTGGTACGGCCGGCATTCACATGGTCGATGCTCTCCGGCTGCCATCCTGGGTGCCCTTAATCCACGGCGCCGCCCTTCAATCGCGGACGTACTACTGGATCTTTCTGGGATTCCTCGCCATCAGCGTTTTCTGCCTGCTTCGATGGCGTGGATCTCGCACCGGAAGGGCCTGGGTCGCAATCCGCGAAGACGAGCTGGCTGCGCGCGCCATGGGGGTGAACACTTTCAAGTATCGGCTGCTGGCCTTTTGTACCAGCGCGGTCATGGCGGGTATCGTCGGCTTGATCGACGCGGCCTATATCCACAATGCTTTCCCCGGCAGCTTCGACGTGCAAGGGACGGTGTTGGTGTTCATCATGGTCGTGCTGGGCGGCCTTGGCAGCATTCCAGGCTCGATCGTCGGCGCGACGCTGGTTACCATCCTGCCCTTCGTACTCCAGCAGCTTGTCCTCTACAAGTACGTGGTTTTCAGCATCGTTCTTATCGTGCTGATGATCTTCCGGCCGCAGGGACTGCTTGGCATCGTTTCCATTCGGCCGCGCGCCGCCATGGGAGGCACCGTCGAGCTGCTCAGCGCCGAGTCTGCAATCGAGGCATCCGAGCTTCCTGCCGTGACGGATCGCGACGCGGCCGACCTGGAAAGCGCCTCGGGCGCGATCGTGGCACCGGAGCCGAAGCCATGA